In Paenibacillus ihbetae, the following are encoded in one genomic region:
- a CDS encoding GyrI-like domain-containing protein, whose product MNTNIGRQKKPRIESRPAMSVRGVGARTTNEAEAGADGVIPRLWEHYFRSGIQGAAAGDQAVYAVYTDYESDASGAYTLVIGHETEGTFGDGPDREEVEHVRRTESQNAESIGSIESTESVENLYRAGSPGGAKREEEGTIVERSVFIPESRYLVFPAKPGPFQETVPQAWQEIWSYFQDAEEVRAYSGDFEHYRFQAADPAHPVVEIYIAIK is encoded by the coding sequence ATGAACACAAACATCGGCCGCCAGAAGAAGCCGCGGATCGAATCCAGACCGGCTATGTCCGTACGGGGCGTGGGTGCACGGACGACAAACGAAGCGGAGGCAGGGGCAGACGGCGTGATCCCCCGGTTATGGGAGCACTATTTCCGGAGCGGGATTCAGGGGGCTGCCGCCGGTGATCAAGCCGTCTATGCGGTATATACCGATTATGAAAGCGACGCTTCAGGTGCGTATACACTCGTCATTGGCCATGAAACGGAAGGAACCTTCGGAGATGGGCCAGACAGAGAAGAGGTTGAGCACGTTAGGCGTACGGAAAGCCAGAACGCAGAGAGCATAGGGAGCATAGAGAGCACTGAGAGTGTAGAGAACTTGTATCGTGCAGGGAGCCCAGGCGGCGCTAAGCGCGAAGAGGAAGGGACTATTGTAGAGCGCAGCGTCTTTATACCGGAATCCAGATATTTGGTATTCCCGGCGAAGCCGGGTCCGTTCCAGGAAACGGTGCCGCAGGCCTGGCAGGAAATCTGGAGTTATTTCCAGGATGCCGAGGAAGTACGAGCCTATTCGGGAGACTTTGAACATTATCGTTTCCAGGCGGCTGATCCTGCCCATCCCGTCGTCGAGATCTATATTGCGATTAAATAG
- a CDS encoding family 10 glycosylhydrolase, which produces MITSRSVQRSKSFMSLALALAVMISSVSVWGSSGAAYADDVPKSFVVEEFETAGNITASAVRGKAQLGMISHPDPVYYGYHAASLSYDFVGSESGTSAAYLNFKDLDGSAGRSVPGNPKALGLWVYGDGGNHWLRAQLQDAAGGKYAVDLTTTSGFSWKGWKYVKFSVPSTIKAPLKINQIYITELKDTNKNSGTVYFDRLTAFYTDSQIYGLDIGGLTPMGVGEAIKPQIYATYAGESEPVPLTSGVKLTSSDETIATVTGATYDTIEALSPGVVTITAEYADAPKAQLELHVMADAPSPGQLLVSGPVHLETSVTGALRTSVVYSVYGTAMEPVLLAEGVAYASDRPDVVTVDSSGSLQAVGKGTAVITVSYKGAAAQHAITVTDPVPVLQSIALQGLTSVTVGDSFETSVSATYSWMEEPVTITEGVAFTSSNPAVASVDEKGVVKGLSIGSSRITATYEGKTSSLYIIVNKQAEHPKAEMRAAWIATVDNIDWPAKGVTDPEQQKQQFIRLLDELEAAGMNAVIMQIKPTADAFYPSEYGPWSEWLTGVQGKDPGYDPLAFLLEEVHKRNMEFHAWFNPYRISLQGDINKLVADHPARQHPEWVEAYGGKLYFNPGIPEAQQFILDGIMEVVRNYDIDAVHFDDYFYPYPVTGVDFPDEDTYAQYKGSFTNKADWRRNNVNQFVQKISHAIKQEKSYVKFGISPFGIWKNKSSDPSGSETNGLESYNAIYADSKKWVEEEWIDYITPQIYWNIGYSAAAYDKLIEWWSDVVAGHNVHLYSGQAVYKIGTTAEWSNPEEMPNQVKYNRGFEEVRGSMYFSSKWFAENALGFTDRLKTDLYRYPALVPAMPWLDMEAPSAPRKLKANKAHGVNLSWEPAGDETYYAIYRFDGGNAGSIDDPANLLGTFRRTGNGTQHFSDDTVIKHQTYTYVVTAIDRLHNESAATAVLTVKAGGTGKPPGKSK; this is translated from the coding sequence ATGATCACCTCAAGGAGCGTTCAACGAAGCAAATCCTTTATGTCTTTGGCTTTGGCACTGGCTGTCATGATCAGTTCGGTATCCGTGTGGGGCAGTTCGGGAGCCGCTTACGCAGACGATGTTCCGAAATCGTTTGTAGTCGAGGAGTTTGAAACTGCCGGAAACATAACTGCCTCCGCCGTCAGGGGGAAAGCCCAACTGGGGATGATCAGCCATCCCGATCCGGTATATTACGGGTATCATGCTGCGAGTTTGAGCTATGATTTTGTCGGCAGCGAGTCGGGCACGTCGGCAGCGTATCTCAATTTTAAAGACCTCGACGGCTCGGCGGGCAGAAGCGTTCCGGGCAATCCGAAAGCGCTCGGCTTATGGGTATACGGGGACGGCGGGAATCACTGGCTTCGGGCGCAGCTGCAGGATGCGGCAGGCGGCAAATATGCTGTTGATTTAACCACCACCTCGGGATTCAGCTGGAAAGGCTGGAAATACGTCAAGTTTTCCGTTCCATCCACCATCAAGGCTCCTCTCAAAATCAATCAAATTTATATCACCGAGTTAAAAGATACAAATAAAAACAGCGGCACGGTGTACTTCGACCGATTGACCGCATTCTACACCGATTCCCAGATCTACGGGCTCGATATCGGCGGATTGACGCCGATGGGCGTCGGGGAAGCCATCAAGCCTCAGATCTATGCGACGTATGCCGGCGAGTCCGAACCGGTGCCATTAACCTCAGGCGTGAAGCTGACGAGCAGCGACGAGACGATCGCTACGGTTACAGGAGCTACATACGACACGATTGAAGCGCTTTCACCGGGCGTGGTTACAATTACGGCGGAATACGCCGACGCGCCGAAGGCTCAGCTGGAGCTGCATGTCATGGCAGATGCGCCTTCCCCTGGCCAATTGCTTGTATCCGGTCCGGTTCATCTGGAAACCTCGGTTACCGGCGCCTTGAGAACAAGCGTGGTTTATTCCGTTTACGGTACGGCCATGGAGCCGGTTCTGCTGGCGGAGGGGGTTGCTTATGCCAGTGACCGTCCGGACGTCGTCACCGTGGATAGCAGCGGAAGCCTGCAGGCTGTCGGGAAAGGCACTGCGGTGATTACCGTTTCTTATAAAGGAGCAGCCGCCCAGCACGCGATTACGGTCACCGATCCGGTGCCCGTGCTGCAGAGCATTGCACTGCAAGGATTAACCTCGGTTACGGTTGGGGATTCGTTCGAAACGTCTGTCTCGGCGACCTATTCGTGGATGGAGGAGCCGGTAACGATTACGGAAGGCGTTGCGTTTACCAGCAGCAATCCGGCAGTGGCATCCGTCGATGAGAAGGGAGTTGTTAAAGGCTTGAGCATCGGTTCATCACGCATTACGGCGACTTATGAGGGGAAGACCAGCTCGCTCTATATCATCGTGAACAAGCAGGCTGAGCATCCGAAAGCCGAGATGAGAGCCGCCTGGATCGCCACGGTGGACAATATCGATTGGCCGGCCAAAGGAGTTACCGATCCCGAGCAGCAGAAGCAGCAGTTCATCCGGCTGCTTGACGAGCTGGAGGCCGCCGGGATGAACGCGGTCATCATGCAGATCAAGCCGACGGCGGATGCCTTCTATCCGTCCGAGTACGGTCCATGGTCCGAGTGGCTGACCGGCGTCCAAGGCAAAGACCCGGGCTACGATCCGCTCGCTTTCCTGCTGGAGGAAGTGCATAAACGCAACATGGAGTTCCATGCCTGGTTTAACCCGTATCGGATCAGCCTTCAGGGAGATATCAACAAGCTTGTAGCGGATCATCCCGCTAGGCAGCATCCGGAGTGGGTGGAGGCTTACGGGGGCAAGCTGTACTTCAATCCGGGCATACCGGAGGCCCAGCAGTTTATTCTGGACGGCATTATGGAGGTAGTAAGAAACTACGATATCGATGCCGTGCATTTTGACGACTATTTCTATCCGTATCCCGTTACGGGCGTTGATTTCCCGGACGAGGATACGTATGCCCAGTATAAAGGGTCCTTCACGAACAAGGCGGACTGGAGAAGAAACAATGTGAACCAATTCGTTCAGAAGATCAGCCATGCGATTAAACAGGAGAAGAGCTATGTGAAGTTCGGCATCAGTCCGTTCGGCATTTGGAAGAACAAGTCCAGTGATCCAAGCGGGTCGGAAACGAATGGACTGGAAAGCTACAATGCCATTTACGCCGATTCGAAAAAATGGGTTGAAGAGGAATGGATCGACTATATCACGCCGCAAATCTACTGGAATATCGGCTACTCGGCTGCCGCCTACGACAAGCTGATCGAATGGTGGAGCGATGTGGTCGCCGGTCATAACGTGCATCTGTATAGCGGGCAAGCCGTATATAAAATCGGGACAACGGCCGAGTGGTCCAATCCGGAGGAAATGCCGAATCAGGTGAAGTATAACCGCGGCTTCGAGGAAGTCCGCGGCAGCATGTACTTCAGCTCGAAGTGGTTCGCCGAGAATGCGCTTGGCTTTACGGACCGGTTGAAGACAGATCTGTACCGGTATCCGGCACTGGTGCCGGCCATGCCGTGGCTCGATATGGAGGCTCCGTCCGCGCCGCGGAAGCTTAAGGCCAATAAGGCTCATGGCGTAAACCTGAGCTGGGAGCCAGCCGGGGACGAGACCTACTATGCGATCTACCGGTTCGACGGGGGCAATGCCGGCAGCATAGACGATCCGGCAAACCTGCTGGGCACGTTCAGAAGAACCGGTAACGGGACGCAGCATTTCTCGGACGACACGGTGATCAAGCATCAGACCTATACGTATGTGGTGACTGCCATTGACCGTCTTCATAACGAAAGCGCGGCGACCGCCGTCCTAACGGTGAAAGCCGGGGGAACCGGCAAGCCGCCCGGAAAATCGAAGTAA
- a CDS encoding PH domain-containing protein, whose translation MNEASRLHRLYILFPLVNSVKSLVPLAAFVSIKFFNGKSLNDVPWYWLSAGIVILAALLLLYGYLRWKRFAYTLEEDKILIQRGVLFREELSIYAGRIHTMNTEQPLLQRLLGLTQIRIETPGKSEDGGVLPAVTDHEAERLQLWLRDRTRALQPDRPAAQTHDAAAYADGGIVNADGAEPMIEGTSPHERMVSWERDTAEASGNTQGAGSDGGYPNDRGNVAPPASVSPEERSILLQLPSRRLLTAALSSPNLSLALAFVGGILSFADDLLPDQIYQSLFQSAGRILPGHWAGIAILAVVLAWLLSVILYMIKYAGFTVERIGKQISVSYGLLEKKRLLFSPERVLAATVKEGIFRRWFGYAEVKVHVLTSESEKHFMLHPLIKTADIPELLARVTPQLDVQAITASPPPHAKWMYLRWKLAFAAAVSIGCIWYFGWLGMLSLLLFPFAIGWGLAAHRDSGLNITGKQLTIRSRFLALSTKYIRRPQIIAIEVTGTRRQRRRGLLSLQVKMILSDINESLVGMDEREIMAVWAWFQNKKGERSAS comes from the coding sequence ATGAATGAAGCTAGCAGGCTCCACCGCCTTTATATTCTGTTTCCGCTTGTGAACAGCGTCAAATCGCTTGTTCCCCTCGCTGCCTTTGTATCGATCAAGTTTTTTAACGGAAAATCCCTTAACGATGTCCCATGGTACTGGTTATCTGCCGGCATTGTCATCCTTGCAGCCCTTCTGCTCCTGTATGGATACTTGCGCTGGAAACGGTTTGCCTATACGTTGGAAGAAGACAAAATTCTGATCCAGCGCGGCGTGTTATTCCGGGAGGAGCTGTCCATTTATGCCGGACGAATTCATACGATGAATACCGAGCAGCCGCTGCTGCAGCGGCTGCTCGGGCTGACGCAGATCCGCATCGAGACGCCTGGCAAATCGGAGGATGGCGGTGTGCTCCCCGCCGTAACGGACCACGAAGCGGAACGGCTCCAGCTTTGGCTCCGGGACCGGACACGGGCCTTGCAGCCGGATCGGCCTGCAGCGCAAACGCACGATGCGGCAGCCTATGCGGACGGCGGCATCGTCAATGCAGATGGTGCGGAGCCGATGATCGAAGGCACTTCCCCACATGAACGCATGGTGTCATGGGAACGGGATACGGCTGAAGCATCCGGAAATACGCAGGGGGCAGGCAGCGACGGCGGCTACCCTAACGACCGCGGTAACGTTGCCCCGCCTGCATCGGTCTCTCCGGAAGAACGGAGCATTTTGCTTCAGCTGCCGTCTCGCCGCCTGCTTACGGCTGCCCTGTCTTCCCCGAACTTGTCCCTGGCTTTGGCCTTCGTCGGCGGTATCCTATCGTTTGCGGATGACCTGCTTCCGGATCAAATATACCAAAGCCTGTTTCAATCGGCAGGGCGGATTCTCCCGGGACACTGGGCAGGCATTGCCATACTTGCCGTCGTGCTGGCCTGGCTGCTGTCCGTCATTCTGTATATGATTAAATACGCTGGGTTTACCGTTGAAAGGATCGGCAAGCAAATCTCCGTAAGCTACGGTCTGCTCGAGAAAAAGAGGCTGCTGTTTTCCCCCGAACGGGTGCTGGCTGCCACGGTAAAAGAAGGCATCTTCCGCCGCTGGTTCGGTTATGCCGAAGTGAAGGTGCACGTGCTTACGTCCGAATCGGAGAAGCATTTCATGCTTCACCCGCTGATAAAAACCGCGGACATTCCGGAGCTGCTCGCGCGGGTCACGCCCCAGCTGGACGTTCAGGCCATTACGGCTTCGCCGCCGCCCCATGCGAAATGGATGTATCTTCGGTGGAAGCTGGCCTTTGCCGCTGCGGTCAGCATCGGATGCATCTGGTACTTCGGCTGGCTCGGCATGCTCTCGTTGCTCCTGTTCCCGTTTGCCATAGGGTGGGGATTGGCGGCCCACCGCGATTCCGGCCTGAACATTACCGGCAAGCAGCTTACGATTCGCAGCAGGTTCCTGGCCCTTTCCACGAAATATATCCGGCGGCCGCAGATCATTGCGATCGAGGTTACCGGCACACGAAGACAGCGAAGACGGGGGCTGCTGTCCCTTCAAGTGAAGATGATATTAAGCGACATTAACGAGAGCCTGGTCGGGATGGACGAACGGGAGATCATGGCCGTCTGGGCTTGGTTCCAAAACAAAAAAGGAGAGAGATCAGCTTCGTGA
- a CDS encoding PH domain-containing protein — MDHRMDTMRRCHPDSVTISRLTGFIMDGVILLAAVAYLVMAGIFGWTQLPGWIAIGLLAAGAWFTWSVPAFTYKQFGFRVSEEELELRSGWIWLSDTLVPMTRVQHVELERGPLLRKYGLAKVKVVTAATTHVIQALELEEAEALKKQIGDLAKVVDHDE; from the coding sequence ATGGATCATCGAATGGACACCATGCGCCGGTGTCACCCCGACTCTGTCACCATTTCACGCCTGACGGGCTTTATTATGGATGGGGTCATTTTATTAGCGGCTGTCGCATATCTGGTTATGGCGGGCATCTTCGGCTGGACCCAGCTGCCTGGCTGGATTGCTATTGGGTTGTTGGCGGCAGGAGCCTGGTTTACCTGGTCGGTGCCGGCCTTCACCTATAAGCAGTTTGGCTTCCGGGTCAGTGAAGAGGAGCTGGAGCTTAGATCCGGCTGGATTTGGCTGAGCGATACGCTCGTCCCGATGACCCGCGTGCAGCACGTTGAATTGGAACGGGGCCCCCTGCTCCGCAAATACGGACTTGCCAAAGTCAAGGTGGTTACCGCCGCAACGACGCACGTCATCCAGGCGCTCGAACTGGAAGAGGCGGAGGCTTTGAAGAAGCAGATCGGCGATCTGGCCAAAGTGGTGGATCATGATGAATGA
- a CDS encoding helix-turn-helix transcriptional regulator: protein MKIDRLLAITVLLLNRGRWSASELAERFEVSAKTIYRDMDALCRAGLPIVAHQGIAGGFEMMEQYTIDRYWLTAEEMGSLVTAVKGMSRALDDRELDMLLEKVKALLHKVKQGYGKGYAYEHGDVKIGPGSDRSRPPVVMDFQPWGQREGLKATVSLLKKAIQEKRVVSMRYIDSSGTAECRTMEPMSLILKGNVWYVQAYCLEREDARVFRLSRMQDVTLTNRNFEPRPMPLMERMDWEDAWSDAPEQEVVLWFGPKARRRAADVFPAEQMELLEDGSFRVRLIHKVDEWFYGMVLSFGDQVIVEHPEEAAQEVRRRAENMLKRYSNLDRQLSKFPL, encoded by the coding sequence ATGAAAATCGATCGTCTATTAGCGATAACCGTGCTGCTCTTGAATCGGGGAAGATGGAGCGCCAGCGAGCTGGCCGAACGCTTTGAAGTATCCGCGAAAACGATATACCGCGATATGGATGCACTATGCCGGGCAGGGCTGCCGATCGTTGCCCATCAGGGCATCGCCGGCGGATTTGAGATGATGGAGCAGTATACCATTGACCGGTATTGGTTGACGGCAGAGGAGATGGGATCCCTCGTGACCGCCGTTAAAGGAATGAGCCGTGCGCTGGATGACCGCGAGCTGGATATGCTGCTTGAGAAAGTGAAGGCGCTGCTTCACAAGGTGAAGCAGGGCTACGGGAAAGGGTATGCATATGAACATGGCGACGTGAAAATCGGACCGGGAAGTGATCGGAGCAGGCCCCCTGTCGTTATGGATTTTCAGCCTTGGGGGCAGCGGGAAGGGCTGAAAGCAACAGTCAGCCTTCTGAAAAAGGCGATCCAGGAAAAACGGGTCGTATCGATGCGTTACATCGATTCATCCGGCACAGCCGAGTGCCGAACGATGGAGCCGATGTCCCTCATTCTGAAGGGGAATGTATGGTATGTGCAAGCCTACTGCTTGGAGCGTGAGGATGCCCGGGTATTCCGGTTGTCGCGGATGCAGGATGTAACGCTAACGAACCGCAATTTCGAGCCGAGGCCGATGCCCTTGATGGAACGGATGGATTGGGAGGATGCCTGGTCGGACGCGCCGGAGCAGGAGGTTGTATTATGGTTTGGGCCGAAGGCTCGCCGGCGGGCAGCGGACGTGTTCCCGGCAGAGCAAATGGAGCTCTTGGAGGACGGCTCCTTCCGCGTGCGGTTAATTCATAAGGTGGACGAATGGTTTTACGGCATGGTTCTCAGCTTTGGCGACCAGGTTATTGTCGAGCATCCCGAGGAAGCTGCACAGGAAGTCAGGAGAAGGGCGGAAAATATGTTGAAGCGCTACAGCAACTTGGACAGGCAGCTGTCCAAGTTCCCCCTTTAG